GAAACTGAAATTACGGCGGCTCAGGTTTTTATCGGTGCCGATTACCATGTGCAAAAAGCTGATTTGCTTCAAGCTCTTAATCGCTTATCCAGTGCGGTGTATGTGTTGATGATCCTGTGCGTGCGTCAAAATATGCACCCAGGTGCATTGCCTACCACTGAACAGCTTAAGCAAAGGATCGCAAGTGGGGGCAGCTCATGTTAATTGATCGCTGTCGGCGGATGGCGCAAAGCCATCCTCGGCGGGTGGTTTTCCCTGATGCTCTTGATAAGCGGGTGCTGGAAGCCGCTCATTATTTATTACACCACAGTTTGGCTCAGCCAATTTTGCTGGCGAATCCCTTTGCTCTACGCCATTTCGCACTGAGTCAGCGCTTAACATTGGACGGCATGACGGTTATTGATCCGCAAAATGCCGATGATTGGCACCATGAGTTTTGCCAGCGTCTAACGCAGCGTTTGGGTGAGAAAACGCCCGCAGACTGTGACGAGAAAATGCGTCAGCCGCTGTGGTTTGCTGCTGCGATGGTGACTGGCGGTAAAGCTGATTTATGCATTGCCGGAAATCTCTCGTCAACCGCTGCCGTATTGCGCGCAGGGTTACGGGTCATGGGGCTTCAGGCAGGAACCAAAACTCTGTCATCCCTATTTTTAATGCTGCCTCCGCAAGGTGACGAGGTGCTGGGTTTTGCCGATTGCAGCGTGGTTCCTCAACCAACCTCAGCGCAATTGGCGGATATCGCCATAAGCAGCGCTGCAACGTATCAAATGATTACGGGGGCTGAATCTCGCGTGGCGATGCTTTCGTTTTCAACCCGTGGAAGTGCCAAGCATTCGGCAGTGGCATCTGTTCAACAGGCCACAGAGATAGTTCGCCAGCGTTTACCGACGCTGATTGTTGATGGCGAATTACAGTTTGACGCGGCTTTTGTACCCGCGGTCGCGCGGCAAAAAGCGCCAGATAGCTTACTGGAAGGGCGCGCTAATGTGATGGTATTCCCTTCACTTGAGGCAGGAAATATCGGCTATAAGATTGCTCAGCGCTTGGCCGGATATCGTGCTTTAGGGCCGTTGATTCAAGGACTTAATGCACCTATGCATGACTTATCACGCGGGTGTAGCTCACGTGAAATTATCGAACTGGTGCTGGTGGCACAAACGCAATGCTCATTGTCCGTAACACCAGCAAAAGCAAATGGAGTCGCATCTGCTGTTGCGTAACTCCAGCCAGAAATGGCGGTATGCCCAAATTAGTTGGTGTGTAGCTCACGTTGCGGCACCAAGTAAAAGGGTGGTTTTAACCGGTCCCTACGGGATCTCATTGAGAGGTATATATCATGGAAGCATTAGGATTGATTGAAACCAAGGGCCTGGTCGCACTGATCGAAGCATCGGATGCCATGGTTAAGGCTGCTCGCGTTAAATTGGTAGGAGTGAAGCAGATTGGTGGCGGTTTGGTGACCGCAATGGTTCGTGGTGATGTGGCCGCATGTAAGGCCGCAACAGATGCGGGCGCTGCTGCGGCACAACGTATCGGTGAACTGGTTTCTGTGCACGTTATTCCACGTCCGCATGGTGATCTGGAAGAAATTTTCCCTATCAAAATGTCTGGCGACAACCCACTGGATTAATCGTTGCTCGCGTGACGCCGTAATCTGACGTCACGCCATTTTATCTACCCAGATTTTTTGCTGCCTGCGGGCGGTGCGGGACGTCTTTGCTCTGCGTTTATGCAAAACGTTTTAAAAATAGTAAGGAGATAAACGTGAAACTGGCCGTCGTGATAGGACAGATCGTATGTACCGTGCGGCATCCCGGACTTGAGCACGACAAGCTGCTACTGGTTGAGACGATCAACCGTCAGGGTGAACCGAGCGGAGAGTGCAGCGTCGCAACCGACAGTATTGGCGCAGGTAACGGTGAATGGGTGCTGGTGGTGGGGGGAAGCTCCGCACGCCGTGCGCAACACAGTGAGGCATCACCCGTCGATTTAAGCATCATTGGCATCGTAGACGAAGTCGTGATGGAGAGTCAGGTGATTTTCCATAAGTAATTTCCCACAGTTGGTGGCTAACGCATTAGCCGTCATAAATAACGGGGCGGACAGTGAACATGGATCAGAAAGAAATAGAACAAGTGGTGAAGGCGGTACTGGCAGGGATAGCGTCAGCACCTGTGGCAACAGCATCCGTACCTAAGAAGCCAGATACTCAAGTATATAGCGCAGGCGTTTTTGCCTCGCTTGATGACGCCGTTTCTGCCGCCAGGACGGCACAGTGCGGCCTCAAAACCGTGAGTATGCGCAAGATAGCGGTTGAAGCTATCCGCCATGCGGCTGAAAAGCACGCACAGTCACTGGCGGAAATGGCCGTACAAGAAACAGGCATGGGGCGCGTTGAAGATAAATTTGCCAAAAACGTGGCTCAGGCTCGTGGAACACCTGGTGTGGAATGCTTAGCACCACAGGTACTCACCGGAGATAACGGCCTAACGTTAATTGAAAACGCGCCGTGGGGCGTGGTGGCATCGGTAACACCGTCCACAAATCCGGCGGCAACGGTGATTAACAACGCGATCAGCATGATTTCTGCTGGTAACAGTGTAGTTTTCGCGCCGCATCCTGCGGCAAAAAAAGTCTCACAACACGCGATCACGCTGCTTAACGAGGCCGTGATTGCCGCAGGTGGCCCCGCCAACTTGATGGTAACAGTGGCAAATCCAGATATTGATACTGCTCAACGCCTTTTCAAATATCCCGGTATTGGCCTGCTAGTGGTTACCGGCGGTGAAGCCGTGGTGGAGTCTGCACGCAAACACACGAACAAACGTCTGATTGCTGCGGGGGCGGGTAATCCGCCGGTGGTGGTGGATGAAACTGCCGATATCCCACGCGCGGCACGCGCTATCGTGCACGGTGCCTCTTTTGATAACAACATCATTTGCGCCGATGAAAAAGTGTTAATTGTTGTCGACAGCGTGGCCGATCGGCTTCTTGCTGAAATGCAACTTCAGCATGCGTTTTTACTCAGCTCTGCGCAGGTAGAACAGCTAGTGCCTCTGCTGCTGAAAAACATTGATGAGCATGGCAAAGGTACGGTTTGCCGTGATTGGGTTGGGCGTGACGCGGCCAAAATCGCAGCGGCGATTGGATTGGATGTTGATGTGAACATCCGTTTGCTGCTGGCTGAAACCTCGTCTTCGCATCCTTTTGCCGTAACGGAAATGATGATGCCGGTATTGCCTGTGATTCGTGTGGGTAATGTCGAGCAGGCCATTGCTTTGGCGGTGAAATTGGAAGGCGGTTGTCATCACACGGCGGCCATGCATTCGCGCCATATTGAAAACCTCAATCAGATGGCGAATGCCATTGATACCAGTATTTTCGTCAAAAACGGTCCTTGCATTGCAGGATTAGGGCTTGGCGGAGAAGGCTGGACCTCAATGACCATTACCACGCCAACGGGTGAGGGTGTGACTTCCGCGAGAACCTTTGTCCGTCTGCGCCGTTGTGTGCTGGTGGATACATTCCGCATCGTATAACGGAGGCGTAAATGACTCGAACCGCACAGGAGTGGCTTCATCCGCGTTTGTTACGTGCAGCAGAACTGCATCAGGGAATTGCCGGAACAATAGAAGCCAGCCAGCCACTTTGGCTGGGCATTGATTTAGGCACCTGCGACGTGGTGTCGATGGTGGTGGATGCGGACGCTATTCCGGTGGCGGTTTGTCTGGACTGGGCGGATGTGGTTAGAGATGGAGTAGTGTGGGACTTTTTTGGTGCCGTCACGATTGTGCGTCAGCACTTAGATACTTTAGAGGCTCAATTTGGTTGGCGTTTTGACCGTGCCACGACGTCATTTCCGCCGGGTACAGATCCCCGTATTTCAATCAACGTATTGGAAGCGGCGGGGCTAACCGTCACTAAAGTGTTGGATGAACCTACCGCAGTGGCCGATATGATGGGGTTAACGCATGCAGCAGTGGTGGATATTGGCGGTGGAACCACCGGTATTGCCATCGTTCAGCAAGGCGTAGTGGTTTACTCCGGCGATGAAGCCACCGGTGGCCATCATATTTCCCTCACGCTGGCAGGAAATCAGCGCATTCAGTTGGACGACGCCGAGCAAATGAAGCGCCAGCGGGGTGCAGATATCTGGCCTGTGGTGCGCGCGGTTTATGAAAAAATGGCTGATATCGTTGCGCAGCATATGCAAGGGCACCACGTCGATGAACTGTGGCTCGCAGGCGGTTCTTGTATGCAACCTGGGGTTAAGGCGTTATTTACCCAGCGTTTCCCACTCCTCGATATCCATCTCCCACCTCAGTCGATCTTCATGACACCGCTGGCGATTGCCGCTTGCGGCATTCGCGAAGGGGAGGGGTGTCATGCATAACTCATCGTTGCACGATATTCCGGCCAGCGAGTTAGTACAGACCGCGCTTTATCAGGCGTTGGATATGTTGAATTCGCGTCAGGTTCGGGAGTTCGCCGTGCCGCCTTCCACGCTGATGGGCCCAGGAGCGGTAAGCCGTTGTGGGCAGGCATTAGTCGATCGCGGCATTGAGCGCGTATTTCTCATGGTCGACGGTGGGTTACATCAGGCGGGAATGACGCAAGTTTTACTGCGCAGTCTTGAGCAGAGCGGGGTGGCGTATGAGATTTGGGCATGCCCACCGGGGGAACCCATCGATACTGATGTTCATACGGCTGCCACGCAGCTTTTACAGGTACGGTGTGACGGTGTGATAGCGCTGGGCGGTGGCTCGGTGTTGGATGCGGCGAAAGCCACTGCGCTACAGGCAGCAAACCCAACGCTCAATTTTGCTGAGCTCACGCCGTCATCACGTCTCAAACGCCGCCTGCCGCTAATTGCGATCCCTACCACTGCAGGAACAGGTTCGGAGGCTACCAATGTTTCAGTCATTATTGCCATGCCCCAGCACCGTAAGCAGGTTTTGGTTCACGCCATGCTCATTCCAGACATGGCCATTATTGATGCTTGCTTGACGCTCGGTGTGCCGCCACACATTACGGCAGCAACCGGCATTGATGCGCTGACTCACGCCATTGAAGCCTACGTAGCGATTAACGTCACGGCGTTGACGCGCGCGTTGGCGTATCGAGCGATTACTCTCATTGGTCAGGCGTTACCGCAAGCGGTAGGGATGGGACAGGATCTGGCCGCGCGTGAGTCGCTGATGTTGGCCTCCTACATGGCAGGTATGGCGTTTTCCAATGCTGGGTTAGGGCTATGTCATGCCTGTGCACATCAGATTGGGGCGGCATATGGCATTCCACATGGCGTGGCGAACGCCATTATGTTGCCTCAGGTAATGGATTTTAACCGATTGGTTTGCAAAAGAACTTTTGCCGAAATTGGTCATGCTCTCACGCGTGAAACGCTGGATGCGGCAGACACCATTCGCGCAATAGCGCAGTTGATTGAAGATGTGGGGTTAGGCGGAAACCTGGCGAGCTATGGCGGGCAGGAGTCTGACTACGCTGAATTCGCTCGTGCAGCATTACAAGACGTGTGCATTCAAAGTAATCCACGCATCGTCACTGAAGCTCAAATCGTGGCGCTGTATCGGGGCTCGTGAGTTGACTAAAACAGGCGTTGAAGGAGAACAGGCTATGGGCATTAACGAAATTATCATGTACATCATGATGATCTTCATGCTGATTGCGGCAGTGGATCGCATATTTACCCAGTTTGGCGGCTCGGAACAGATTTTAGGCAAAGTTGGCCTCGGCTCGCTGGGAAAGAGTATTTCCGGCTCTGGGGGGCAATTCGAAGAAGGCTTTATGGCAATGGGCGCATTGGGCTTGGCGATGGTCGGTATGACCGCGCTGGCACCCGTTTTAGCTTACTTGCTTGGGCCAATCATTATTCCTATTTATGAAATGCTGGGTGCCAACCCATCAATGTTTGCAGGTACGCTGCTGGCATGTGATATGGGCGGCTTCTTCCTCGCTAAAGAGTTGGCGGGCGGAGATATTGCAGCGTGGCTTTATTCTGGTTTGATCCTAGGTTCCATGATGGGGCCGACCATCGTGTTCTCGATCCCCGTGGCGTTGGGAATTATCGAAAAATCAGATCGCCGCTATTTGGCTCTAGGTGTGTTGGCGGGGATTGTCACCATTCCGATTGGCTGTATCGCTGGTGGGCTGGTGGCGATGTATTCCGGCGTGGAAGTTAACGGTCAGCCGGTGGTATTCACGATGAGTCTGATCCTGATGAACATGATCCCGGTACTGATCGTGGCGGCGCTGGTTGCGCTGGGGTTGAAGCTGATTCCAGAGAAAATGATCAACGGCTTTCAAATCTTTGCCAAGATTTTGGTGGCGATCATCACCGTTGGTTTAGCGGCGGCGGTGGCTAAATTTGCCGTCGGTTGGACGATAATCCCAGGTCTAGATCCGATCTTCATGACTGAAGGTGATAAGCCCGGCCAGGTTATGCGTGCGATCGAAGTCATCGGCTCTATCTCCTGCGTACTGTTGGGGGCATACCCGATGGTATTGCTGCTAACCCGTTGGTTTGAAAAACCGTTGATGCGCGTTGGTGGATTGCTGCGGGTTAACAATATGGCGGCGGGCGGTATGGTAGCGACGCTGGCAAACAACATCCCAATGTTTGGCATGATGAAACAAATGGATGCGCGCGGCAAAGTAATCAACTGTGCGTTCGCCGTCTCAGCGGCCTTTGCTTTGGGCGATCACCTTGGCTTTGCCGCTGCGAATATGCCTAGCATGATTTTCCCCATGATCGTTGGCAAGTTGGTCGGTGGGGTAACTGCCATCGGTGTGGCAATGATGTTGGTCCCGAAAGGGGAAGACGTTGCAGTCGACGCTGTGCAACCAGTGTCAGAGGAGTCCTAGCGTGAAAACTCTCGAACTGCTTAGCGTCGGCATTGATATTGGCACAACCACAACGCAGGTAATTTTTTCTCGCCTGTCGTTGGTGAACCGTGCGTCTATTTCTCAGGTTCCCCGCTATGAGTTCGTGAAGCGC
The sequence above is drawn from the Yersinia intermedia genome and encodes:
- the eutJ gene encoding ethanolamine utilization protein EutJ, coding for MTRTAQEWLHPRLLRAAELHQGIAGTIEASQPLWLGIDLGTCDVVSMVVDADAIPVAVCLDWADVVRDGVVWDFFGAVTIVRQHLDTLEAQFGWRFDRATTSFPPGTDPRISINVLEAAGLTVTKVLDEPTAVADMMGLTHAAVVDIGGGTTGIAIVQQGVVVYSGDEATGGHHISLTLAGNQRIQLDDAEQMKRQRGADIWPVVRAVYEKMADIVAQHMQGHHVDELWLAGGSCMQPGVKALFTQRFPLLDIHLPPQSIFMTPLAIAACGIREGEGCHA
- the eutN gene encoding ethanolamine utilization microcompartment protein EutN, which codes for MKLAVVIGQIVCTVRHPGLEHDKLLLVETINRQGEPSGECSVATDSIGAGNGEWVLVVGGSSARRAQHSEASPVDLSIIGIVDEVVMESQVIFHK
- a CDS encoding iron-containing alcohol dehydrogenase, which codes for MHNSSLHDIPASELVQTALYQALDMLNSRQVREFAVPPSTLMGPGAVSRCGQALVDRGIERVFLMVDGGLHQAGMTQVLLRSLEQSGVAYEIWACPPGEPIDTDVHTAATQLLQVRCDGVIALGGGSVLDAAKATALQAANPTLNFAELTPSSRLKRRLPLIAIPTTAGTGSEATNVSVIIAMPQHRKQVLVHAMLIPDMAIIDACLTLGVPPHITAATGIDALTHAIEAYVAINVTALTRALAYRAITLIGQALPQAVGMGQDLAARESLMLASYMAGMAFSNAGLGLCHACAHQIGAAYGIPHGVANAIMLPQVMDFNRLVCKRTFAEIGHALTRETLDAADTIRAIAQLIEDVGLGGNLASYGGQESDYAEFARAALQDVCIQSNPRIVTEAQIVALYRGS
- the eutM gene encoding ethanolamine utilization microcompartment protein EutM is translated as MEALGLIETKGLVALIEASDAMVKAARVKLVGVKQIGGGLVTAMVRGDVAACKAATDAGAAAAQRIGELVSVHVIPRPHGDLEEIFPIKMSGDNPLD
- the pta gene encoding phosphate acetyltransferase; translation: MLIDRCRRMAQSHPRRVVFPDALDKRVLEAAHYLLHHSLAQPILLANPFALRHFALSQRLTLDGMTVIDPQNADDWHHEFCQRLTQRLGEKTPADCDEKMRQPLWFAAAMVTGGKADLCIAGNLSSTAAVLRAGLRVMGLQAGTKTLSSLFLMLPPQGDEVLGFADCSVVPQPTSAQLADIAISSAATYQMITGAESRVAMLSFSTRGSAKHSAVASVQQATEIVRQRLPTLIVDGELQFDAAFVPAVARQKAPDSLLEGRANVMVFPSLEAGNIGYKIAQRLAGYRALGPLIQGLNAPMHDLSRGCSSREIIELVLVAQTQCSLSVTPAKANGVASAVA
- the eutH gene encoding ethanolamine utilization protein EutH — translated: MGINEIIMYIMMIFMLIAAVDRIFTQFGGSEQILGKVGLGSLGKSISGSGGQFEEGFMAMGALGLAMVGMTALAPVLAYLLGPIIIPIYEMLGANPSMFAGTLLACDMGGFFLAKELAGGDIAAWLYSGLILGSMMGPTIVFSIPVALGIIEKSDRRYLALGVLAGIVTIPIGCIAGGLVAMYSGVEVNGQPVVFTMSLILMNMIPVLIVAALVALGLKLIPEKMINGFQIFAKILVAIITVGLAAAVAKFAVGWTIIPGLDPIFMTEGDKPGQVMRAIEVIGSISCVLLGAYPMVLLLTRWFEKPLMRVGGLLRVNNMAAGGMVATLANNIPMFGMMKQMDARGKVINCAFAVSAAFALGDHLGFAAANMPSMIFPMIVGKLVGGVTAIGVAMMLVPKGEDVAVDAVQPVSEES
- a CDS encoding aldehyde dehydrogenase family protein; translated protein: MDQKEIEQVVKAVLAGIASAPVATASVPKKPDTQVYSAGVFASLDDAVSAARTAQCGLKTVSMRKIAVEAIRHAAEKHAQSLAEMAVQETGMGRVEDKFAKNVAQARGTPGVECLAPQVLTGDNGLTLIENAPWGVVASVTPSTNPAATVINNAISMISAGNSVVFAPHPAAKKVSQHAITLLNEAVIAAGGPANLMVTVANPDIDTAQRLFKYPGIGLLVVTGGEAVVESARKHTNKRLIAAGAGNPPVVVDETADIPRAARAIVHGASFDNNIICADEKVLIVVDSVADRLLAEMQLQHAFLLSSAQVEQLVPLLLKNIDEHGKGTVCRDWVGRDAAKIAAAIGLDVDVNIRLLLAETSSSHPFAVTEMMMPVLPVIRVGNVEQAIALAVKLEGGCHHTAAMHSRHIENLNQMANAIDTSIFVKNGPCIAGLGLGGEGWTSMTITTPTGEGVTSARTFVRLRRCVLVDTFRIV